A window from Melitaea cinxia chromosome 5, ilMelCinx1.1, whole genome shotgun sequence encodes these proteins:
- the LOC123653927 gene encoding uncharacterized protein LOC123653927, whose translation MFDGKQIFDTYDDGPDRIEVYHFEPAGEYLCARDATRLTHVERAARRVARPARALLAECVLVAVRSAVTGVVQTVSDQLLKPGLALAFNALLQPPLVLAAQMAAALRAALRPVALAAGDALEPLARLLAALRLVHVERRCTCAQHV comes from the exons ATGTTTGATGGCAAGCAAATCTTCGACACATACGACGACG GACCCGATCGCATCGAAGTGTACCACTTTGAACCAGCCGGCGAGTACTTGTGCGCGCGCGACGCGACGCGCCTGACGCACGTGGAGCGTGCCGCGCGGCGCGTGGCGCGgccggcgcgcgcgctgctggccga GTGCGTGTTAGTGGCAGTACGCAGCGCTGTGACGGGTGTCGTCCAGACGGTGTCGGATCAGCTGCTGAAGCCTGGCTTGGCGCTGGCCTTCAACGCGCTGCTGCAGCCGCCGCTGGTGCTGGCGGCGCAGATGGCAGCCGCgctgcgcgccgcgctgcggCCCGTCGCGCTGGCGGCGGGCGACGCGCTGGAGCCGCTGGCGCGCCTGCTGGCGGCGCTGCGCCTTGTCCACGTCGAGCGCCGCTGCACATGTGCGCAACACGTGTGA
- the LOC123654122 gene encoding 15-hydroxyprostaglandin dehydrogenase [NAD(+)]-like, whose product MDREVQGKIAAVTGSANGLGLAMVTSFLEQGVKLAIILDMDEVKGNEECAKLKQKYGDGRVVFYKCNVLDDLENIYETITKNHKYVDILVNNAGVLDEKNIKRTMNINSIAVMEWTVKFYKNMSLANGGKGGTIINVSSIFGYRITQLSPYYHASKAAVIGFSKSIGHEKNFEKSGVRVITLCPGMTHTNLADFPNFWEGCSLEELSAGSKNEWQETSAVGKGIVEIFKQADSGSVWLVEGSRSAVKIDV is encoded by the coding sequence ATGGATCGTGAGGTTCAAGGAAAAATTGCAGCAGTGACTGGTTCTGCCAATGGCCTTGGGCTGGCTATGGTCACCAGTTTCCTGGAACAAGGAGTAAAATTGGCGATCATTCTTGATATGGACGAAGTCAAGGGAAACGAAGAGTGTGCAAAATTGAAACAGAAGTATGGGGACGGCAGAGTAGTCTTCTACAAATGTAATGTTTTAGACGATTTGGAAAACATCTACGAAACGATCACAAAGAACCATAAATATGTCGACATCCTCGTCAACAATGCCGGTGTTCTCGATGAGAAAAACATCAAAAGAACTATGAACATTAATTCAATCGCCGTCATGGAATGGAcggtaaaattttacaaaaacatgAGTTTAGCTAATGGTGGTAAAGGTGGTACCATCATCAACGTGTCCTCGATATTCGGCTACAGAATAACTCAGTTGTCACCGTATTACCACGCCTCCAAGGCCGCGGTGATTGGCTTCTCGAAATCTATCGGGCATGAGAAGAATTTTGAAAAATCGGGCGTTCGTGTCATTACACTGTGTCCCGGGATGACACATACGAATTTAGCTGATTTTCCAAACTTTTGGGAGGGATGTTCCTTAGAAGAGTTATCTGCGGGATCGAAAAACGAATGGCAAGAAACTTCAGCTGTTGGTAAGGGAATCGTGGAAATATTCAAACAAGCTGACTCTGGCTCTGTCTGGCTCGTGGAGGGATCGAGATCTGCTGTAAAGATAGATGTTTAA